The DNA region CTGCGCTCAAGTGAAAGCTTCCGGCAGCTATGGTATGGTGAAGAAACCGGCACTTGATCGTCGGGTATGGCCAATCGAATGGTATTTCAATGACCTTTGGCCCTGGAATTACCAAAAAAGAAAAATCCCCTTCAGCGAAGCCGGTGATACGCAACACGCCGGCTTCTTGCCTGGGAGGGGATTTTTTAATTTTCCAGCACCGGTGTTAAATCAGTCTGATGGATAAGGAGCCATGCTGCGCATGACCGAGGTCAGCTTGCCCGCGATATACTCATGGATGATGGGGCTTGCAAAATATCCGCTGTGGCACAGGGGGTTCCAGCTTTTCCACCAGACTCCGACATTAACGGCGACATCTTCGCGTACGGCATCCCGATAAGCAGGATCCACGCCTTTCAGCGGATAGCCAAGGATATCATCCTTGTCGTAGAAGTTGACCCATTCGCCGCCGTCAAGGCGGCTGTGATAGTCTCTTAATCGATCGGAAGGCACACGGATCGGACGGTCAAAGTCGCCGTATCGCAAGCTCCAGAGCGGTAGCGTCGTGCCAAGAGAATAGAAGAGTGAGAGGGTGTCCCCTCTTTCCAAGGGAGAGGCGGGGTCAATCACAAGCTTGTGTCCCCGGGATGAGTGCTGAAGGTCATAGAAGAAATTGCTCGCGATAACGGCGCCCAGGCTGTGGGCGATCACGCATAATGGGGCGGTCGGTCCGGCTGCTGCGGTTAATCTGTGCAGCGCTTGACTGATCGTCATATGCACGGCGTCATAGTTTTGGGATTCGGAGTCGACCGGCTGGTAGGCAACGGCATCGGCCAGATTATGAATAACATATCGGCGAAGGTGGCGGTATCGCAGCCGGTAGGGTGCGATGATATTTTGTTCCAATTCCGTTTCTCTGCGTGCAAATACATCGGCCCAGTGAACCGCTTCGATCTCCAGCAGATCAGGGGATTGGCCGGAGGCTTTTGCAAAAGCTTCTCTTAATTGCTTCTTGAACTTATCGGCATAACTCTTCTTCTGCTTACCCAATCCGTGGACAATAATCACTGCAATTTTCGGTTTCATCGCAACTGCAGCCCCCTTATCGGAATAACGCGTTTGATATTATTTTATCATGTATATTCGATATGCAGACCTTAGTAAATAGGGAGATAGAGTAGATTTCGAAAAATAGCGCAAAAAAAGGACGGATCTCCCGCTTGAGTCGAGATCCGTCCTTATCGTGCCGGCATGCATGCCGCCGGACTAATTCAATTGATGCAGCCTGCTGTACGCGCCGCCCGATCGGATCAATTCCTGATGGGTGCCTTGCTCGGCAATTCCATCTTTATTGACGACAATGATGCGGTCAGCGTTTTGGATCGTTGTCAGCCGGTGCGCAATCACGAGCGTCGTTCTTCCGACGGACAACTCGGAGAGCGACTTTTGGATTTGGGCTTCCGTCTCCGTATCCAGGGCGGAGGTGGCTTCGTCCAGGATGAGGATCGGAGGGTTTTTCAGAAACATTCTGGCAATCGACAAGCGCTGCTTCTGTCCGCCTGACAGCTTCACGCCCCGTTCCCCGATAATCGTGTCCATGCCTTCAGGCAGGCTGCGGATCAGATCGTCCAGCGAAGCCCGGCGGGCGGCTTCCCAGATCTGCTCGTCTGTCGCGGACAGATCGCCGTATGCGATATTTTCGCGGATCGAACCCGAGAACAGGAACACGTCCTGCTGAACGATGCCGATACGCTTGCGCAGGCTGTGCAGCTTAATGTTTCGGATATCGATGCCGTCGACGGTAATTCGGCCCTGGTCTACTTCGTAGAACCGCGGCAGCAGGCTGCATATGGTCGTCTTGCCTGCGCCGGATGGACCGACGAAAGCGACCGTTTCTCCGGCACGGATGGAAAGGCTGATATGGTTCAGGATCGGCCGGTTCGGCTCATAGCCGAAGGTGACGCCCTCGAATCGGATATCTCCGCGCACGGCACTAAGAGAGATGGCATCAGGTGCATCAGCGATTTCCGGCTCGGTATCCATAATCTCCAAATACCGTTTGAAGCCCGCAATCCCTTTCGGATAACTCTCGATCACGGCGTTGATCTTCTCGATCGGCCGGAAGAAGATATTGGAGAGCAGTAGGAACGCCATGAATTCGCCCATCTCGATTTTTCCTTGGATAAAGAACCAGGCACCGCAAATCATGACAAACACGGTAATCAGCCGCATTAACATGTAACTGACGGACGTGCTTTTTGCCATCGTCTTGTAGGCAAGCAGCTTGGTCGCGCGGAATTGCTTGTTCTCCGCCTCGAATAGCTGTTTCTCATGCTCCTCATTGGCAAAGGATTGAACGACGCGGA from Paenibacillus ihbetae includes:
- a CDS encoding chemotaxis protein, yielding MKPKIAVIIVHGLGKQKKSYADKFKKQLREAFAKASGQSPDLLEIEAVHWADVFARRETELEQNIIAPYRLRYRHLRRYVIHNLADAVAYQPVDSESQNYDAVHMTISQALHRLTAAAGPTAPLCVIAHSLGAVIASNFFYDLQHSSRGHKLVIDPASPLERGDTLSLFYSLGTTLPLWSLRYGDFDRPIRVPSDRLRDYHSRLDGGEWVNFYDKDDILGYPLKGVDPAYRDAVREDVAVNVGVWWKSWNPLCHSGYFASPIIHEYIAGKLTSVMRSMAPYPSD
- a CDS encoding ABC transporter ATP-binding protein, which codes for MIRRFFSYYRPYKGLFILDFTCAVIAGLLELAFPLAVSKFIDDLLPGQNWPLILIACLVLLSIYALNTALQYIVTYWGHMLGVNIETDMRAKMFSHIQKLSFRFFDNNKTGHLMGRVTNDLNDIGEVAHHGPEDVFIAVMTLLGSFSLMAYINLELALITFIIVPLMAWLIIKFGGRMTTTYRQLFRDVGNFNARIEDNVGGIRVVQSFANEEHEKQLFEAENKQFRATKLLAYKTMAKSTSVSYMLMRLITVFVMICGAWFFIQGKIEMGEFMAFLLLSNIFFRPIEKINAVIESYPKGIAGFKRYLEIMDTEPEIADAPDAISLSAVRGDIRFEGVTFGYEPNRPILNHISLSIRAGETVAFVGPSGAGKTTICSLLPRFYEVDQGRITVDGIDIRNIKLHSLRKRIGIVQQDVFLFSGSIRENIAYGDLSATDEQIWEAARRASLDDLIRSLPEGMDTIIGERGVKLSGGQKQRLSIARMFLKNPPILILDEATSALDTETEAQIQKSLSELSVGRTTLVIAHRLTTIQNADRIIVVNKDGIAEQGTHQELIRSGGAYSRLHQLN